From the Labeo rohita strain BAU-BD-2019 chromosome 21, IGBB_LRoh.1.0, whole genome shotgun sequence genome, the window aaatgcagtttaaatgcagcttcaaacgatctcaaatgtggttgtaaacaatcccaactGAGAAAGGTCTTAtccagcaaaacgatctgtaatttttataaaaataatacaatttatatactttttaatgtcaaatgctcgtcttgtctcgtctctgcctggactgtttttttttgcggttcatgacagttagggtatgtcgaaaaactgatctcatgttctccctcaacttcaaaatcttcctatatcgctgttttaccttttttgttaagggtgttcgatcttctttgcatgtttactttgcaaagactgggtcagtacttctgcgacgatgtaggatgattttgaaatgatttttgaaattgagggaaaaaatacgattggagtttttcaacataccctaacaatcttgagtcagaatacacagagttcagggagagcaagacaagacaagcatttgagattaaaaagtatttaaatagtttttttttttagttttttttttaaatgaaaataactgatcgtttcactagataagacccttcttcctcgactgggatcttttacaactgcatttgggatcgtttgaagaggATGTTCAAAAATCACGGCACCATAgcagcccattatatggagaaaaatttctgaaatgttttcctcaaaaaacaatttctttatgactgaagaaagaaaaacatgaacatcttggatgacaagggggtgagtacattatatgtgaatctttgcttaggaagtggacttctcctttaataggcCAATATAACCCTAATACAGTTTCGGtggtgacaaatttggggagaagACAAATactccaaaactttctgaaaatacaatatgagaatgaACTGCACAGTTACTAGAAacgtgtaccttggatattatacaatttgcatacatacaaagtTTGTGgaaaaagtcaatttttttttcaaaccgtttccaattctgactttgaacCAGTTCTGTATAATGACCTATATATGgggctgtttttattttcttgtttttcttcattCTGCAATACATAAACATTGCACTAACAACTTGGTTCCATAGCAGTAGCATGCTTTTGGACaagtaccatggtaataccatggtatttctTAGGTTGAAGAAGCATGCAACTAGAGTACTTAAATGTGGTAATGATTCAGTACCAATGACATACATCACACACTGCCACTGATATGTTATGAAATACATACTCTGTTTACTGTACTGGGTAACACTTTCAATAATAGCTTTCAGTACCAAACACtactataatatttaatacttttttagtaaaaatgtaatgtcatgaaaagtcatgaaactttgACTCAAAAGGATCTTTTCTCTAAGCCTTTGTaggttaaataaaggttaaagacaattaaaaaaaaaaaaaaaaaaatcacagattgtagattttatagcattttacaaaatgtccctatttttttctgatttacaAAGTACTATATAATGACTTCTAAATGAAATTCGTCATAAAGTGTAATGCTGATGCTATTTTAGCACATTTTCTTAATATGAGGCACAGGTTAGCTGAGATGACAGGACGTCCCATGAGGGTTGTGGGCTGGTACCACTCTCATCCACACATCACTGTGTGGCCATCACATGttggttagttttttttttttttttatatttttataaatgaatgcGTGCAGTTATGCATTATTACCTTACCTTAATgtgaataaaatacaataattctTGCATTACCCAGATGTTAGGACTCAAGCAATGTATCAGATGATGGATCAGGGTTTTGTTGGACTCATCTTCTCATGCTTCATAGAAGATAAAAACACAAAGGTATGCTAAGTTCGTCATCTTAAAAtgagttattgttttattgccATGTATTTATCATTTCCATTTCTCTTGTAGACTGGTCGAGTTCTGTACACCTGTTTCCAGTCAGTACAAGCCCAGAAAGGCTCAGAGTATGTAATCTgctttttattgtaataaataaatgaaagttttACCTTTTATAGTTTTGCAACCCAGATCCATTCATCATACATAGACGGAATTTATATTTGTCTGcaaaagttatttcaaacatttaagcATAAGCCTTCAGATTATTAATCTCcataatcaaaaacataaattccaaacctgactggtagtgtatgctaGCTTTATCTGATCTCTCAGTATTTGAATAGAAATAGTCTTTTGTGCCGTGTTTTTGCTCATAAATATGGAAATTGCATTCCTCTCTTATGACAAGGTATGAGCGGATTGAGATCCCCATCCATGTAGTCCCACACGAAGCCATCGGGAAAGTATGTCTGGAGTCTGCCGTGGAATTGCCCAGAATCCTCTGTCAGGAAGAACAGGACACATACAGAAGGATTCACAGGTATTccttattttattcataatccATTGCTGCATTTTCTTGTAGATGTTATTATTGAACTTAGTAAACACTTACTTGGGagctcataaaatatatattttttgcaccaatatttCAGTTTGACTCATCTGGATCCAGtcacaaaaatacataatgGATCAggtaatgtaattttaaaatccACTTTGTATTTCCTGTATGAAATAGTAGTGCTTGCATGGCAGCAATTTAGAATTGTtacagttttagttcattttaaggTTTGGGTAAATAAAATCATTCGTTTTTCTTATctgcacacaaattaatgtgttaaaGCATCTTTTCAGTGTGAAGCAGCTGTAGATTGTTAATTAGGATCAAACACATTCTATACGCAAATTGCATAGATGATCAGTCAATCATTATGAAAAAAGATTAGTTTTGAAATGAAGGGTAATTTGTCAGTTGATCTATCAtttctaaagtatttttttgtgtatagtGTGCGACCAACTATTTTTAcagttgtgcttttgtaattgttttcttCTCAGTGTTCACTAAAAACCTGTGCAGTCAGATGTCAGCCATTAGCGGCCCGCTGCTGCAGTGGCTGGAAGATCGACTGGAACAGAATAAACAAAGTATCATCAAACtccagaaagagaaagaacaaCTGACACAAGAACTGGCTTCATTAAAAGGAGAATAGAAAGCATTGAAAGTTTTAACAAAACcgataaaaacattttttttttcttagtttttgcactgaaagcagttttttttctgcCCTACTGCCATATTTTGATCAGGAGTCACTGGGAGGGCAAACACAAGATGTCTGTAAGTTCACATTTAGTGATCTCAGCACATTTGTAATGCTGTGTCTCAGTGCTTCCAGCCAGAGATTTGAATTATGAACTATGaaattatgtatatacacatatacatacacacacacacacgctggtATCTTTGTAGTAGTATACTCACTGAATATTCTTAAAAAGGTtgctggttgttttttttttttcttttcctttttctttattactgATTTGATTTTGATGGTCATCATAAGTGTTCTGTGAAAGTGAAG encodes:
- the brcc3 gene encoding lys-63-specific deubiquitinase BRCC36, translating into MAVSAVHLESDAFLVCMNHALSTEKEEVMGLCIGEVDTNRIVHIHSVIILRRSDKRKDRVEISPEQLSAASTEAERLAEMTGRPMRVVGWYHSHPHITVWPSHVDVRTQAMYQMMDQGFVGLIFSCFIEDKNTKTGRVLYTCFQSVQAQKGSEYERIEIPIHVVPHEAIGKVCLESAVELPRILCQEEQDTYRRIHSLTHLDPVTKIHNGSVFTKNLCSQMSAISGPLLQWLEDRLEQNKQSIIKLQKEKEQLTQELASLKGE